The Palleronia sp. THAF1 genome contains the following window.
CAAGTGGCATGATATCGCACCTAGTTGATGGACTGCGCGCTTGACGCTGGCACAGTGAAAGCTACGCTTCAAAGCAATGAAATCATGTCCGGTGTTGTCCGGATGATGGGAGGATATCGTATGAAATCGATGAGTTTTACTATTGCCGCAATGGCGCTGTTTGCTGCACCGGCTTTCGCCGAAAGCCATGTGTCCGGTGACGCTGCGGCTGGCGAGAGCGTATTCAACCAGTGCCAAGCCTGCCACGTGGTGACCAACGACGAAGGTGAGACTCTGGCCGGTCGGGCCGGCCGCACGGGTCCAAACCTGTACGGCATCGAAGGTCGCACCGCCGGCACCGTCGAGGACTTTCGTTACTCGTCTTCCATGGTCGAAGCGGGTGAGGCTGGGCTTGCCTGGAACGAGGAAGACTTCGCCGCCTACACGCAAGACCCGACGGGCTTCCTGCGCGAATATCTGGACGACAGCGGCGCGCGGGGCAAAATGGCCTTCAAGCTGCGCAGCGAAGATGACGCAAAGAACGTCTATGCGTATATCGTCTCGCTTGGCGGTGGCACCCCGATGGAAGAGGCCGAAGAAGGTTCGGGTAGCTAAGCCTGTATCCTTTCCGGTTGAAATGCGGCCGCCCCGAACCGGGGCGGCCGTTTTCGTTTCAGAAGTAGCTGCGCACAAGGGCACCCGAAATCAGCGTCCATCCATCCGCGACGGCGAAGAACGCCAGTTTGAACGGCAGCGAGACGATCGCCGGCGGGACCATCATCATACCCATGGACATCAGTACTGCCGCGACCACGAGGTCGATGATCAGGAACGGCAGGAAGATCAGGAAGCCGACCTGAAACGCGCGTTCGATTTCGGATAGCAGGAAGGACGGTACCAGTGTCGACAGGGGTGCGTCTGGCGCAAGCTGGGTGGTGTCATCGGGTCTCAGCGAGGTGAGCGCCTCGAAGGTGCCGGGATCGATACGGGCGGCCATGAACTCCTGGAATGGGGCAAGCGCGCGGGGTACGGCCTCTTCGATGGTCATCGCGCCGTCCACAAGTGGTGTGATGCCGACGTCCCATGCCTCGCGAAAGATCGGCTCCATCACGAAGTAAGTCAAAAACAGTGCAAGAGTCACGATCAGCATGTTCGGCGGCGCCTGTTGTAGCCCGATGCCTTGGCGTAGGATCGAGAGCACCGTTACGAGGAACGGAAAGCAGGTGATCATGATCAGCAGGCCCGGCACCAGACTAAGGACGGTAACCAGGACCAGAAGCTGTATACCGCGCCCCGCGAGGCTGCCTTCACCGTCGAAATCGATCTGGATCTGCTGTGCCTGAAGCGGCCCCGCGATGATCGCGAAAGCCACAAGCAGCGTCAGGCAAGGCAGAAGCCTTCGGATCAAAGGCCAGTTTCCATATCCGCGACCTCGGTCAACCGGACGGAAAGAGCGCCATCGTCACCTTCTGTCTCTTCCAGCATACCACGCGCGATAAGGCGGTCGCCGACATACAGTTCCACCGGGTCATCCACACGCGTATCCAGTGTCAGGACAGCGCCTTGTTCCATGCTAAGCAACTCCGACAACTTCGGGCGCGCCTTGCCGACGGCGACGGTGATCTCCACAGGCACGTGGTGCAACGGATTAGGCGGCCGTGACGGCGCTATGGTGTCGGGTTCATCCATGGGACAGGGTTTCCTCGTTCAGGGTGTCGAGCGCGGCCAGCGCGTCGTTCAACGTGGCTTCTACGATGCTCAGGTCGATTTCCCGCGCGCTTTGGCCAAGCCGTATGTGGATAAGGCCCGGGCCCAGCGAGTCATCGGCTTCTATGCGGGTTGGGAAGCGCGCGTGGGCAGAAAGGCAGTTCGCCATCTGCTCGGCGTCATCGGGGCAGACGTTGATCAAAACCTCGGGGTCGGGTTGTCCGTCGGCCAATTGGTGCATCGCCTGTTCTAGCCGGTGCCCTAGGGTCTCTTGCAGCACACGCGGTACGATGGTCTCGACGATACCCGAAAGGAGGGGGCGCAGAGCTGACATGACGTGCGCGCGGGCTTCGTGGAACGTGAACCCAAGCTCTTCCATCCGAGCGGCAAGCGCACGTTCTGCGCCATCGGCTTCCGCCTTGTAGGCATCGGTCGCGTCGTCCCAGCCTGCGGTATAGCCTTTGTCGAAGGTCGCGAGCTTTTCCGCTTCGAGTCGCTCTCCGTCGATGACCGCCAGAGGAACAAGACCGGTGTATTGACCGAAGTCTTCTAGGATCAGGGGGGATGCGCTCATGCCTTTTCGCTTTCATCTTCCATCCAAGATCGCAGGATCTCTAGCGACTCATCCTGTCTTTCATCGATAAGTTGGCGCAATCTGTCGACGGCGCTGGTGGGGGCGGTTGCGTCAGCGGCCGCCGTAGGCTCCATGCCAAGCGGCTGTCCGGCTTGCCCCATGAAGTCCGGCATGTCGTCCGGGTCGATCTCGCCTGTCAAAGCGGTCTCGGACATGGGCGCGCCAGAGATATCGGCTGGCGCCGCAAGCGCGGGGGCCGTTGGCTTGGCCATGATCGGGCGAACGACGAACAGCCCCAAGACCAACGCGACGATGCCAAGAATGGCGATCTGTGCCAGACGCATAGCGTCGATGGGGCCGAACAGGCTGGCTGCGACGGGCGCGGTTCCGTCCTGGGGCACCGCTTCGAACTGCATCGACCTGACCGAGAGCGAATCGCCTCTCTCCGGATCATAGCCAACGGCGGCCGACACAAGTTCGGTCAGCGCTTCGATTTCGGCTTCAGGTCGTTCAGTCCAGACAGTCGCTCCGGTGTCATCCACTGTTTGGATCCCATCGATCAGAACAGCGGTTGTGATTCGGTCGATAGCACCAGGGGAACGCGTGACCTGACGCTCAATCTGGCTGACCTCGAAATTCGTGGTTTCGCGCGTTTCGTTCGACTGGCTGGAGCTGGACCCGCCGCCCTGTTCCGCGCCGTCTCCATCGGGCAGATTCGATGCAACCGTCACTTGGCCACCGCCGCCGTCCGCGTTCGTGCTGCTGGATTGTGTAACATCTTGGCTGATCGCGATGCGGCTGTCGGGGTCGATACGCCGTTCGGTGATTTGCTCGGTTTCGGTCATCGTCTCGACGTTCACCTCGACGACCACTTTGCCGTATCCCACGCGCGCTTCCAGCAGGCGTTCCACGTTACGCTTCAGCTCTGCTGCACGGTCGCCTGACGCGCCGGCGCCTTGATTGGTGTCCTCTCCGGCAAGGATTACGCCGCCGGTGGCGTCTATGACCGACACATTCTCGGGTGCCAATCCACTGACGGCAGAGGCGACAAGGTATCGCAAGGCCCGCGCATGTGCAGAGGACAGGCCACCACCGGAGGGTGTGACGGTGACGGACGCCGTTGCGACAGCCTCGCGTTGGAACGGTTTGGTGCCGGTATTGGCGATGTGCACCCGCGCGTTCTGGATCGCGGGAGAGGCGACGATCGTGCGGGCAAGCTCACCCTCGGTCGCGCGCCAGTAGGCGGCATCGAACATCTGACTGGTGGTGCCGAACCCGCTCATCCCGTCGAGCAGTTCATATCCTTGCGACACGTTTTGCGGCAGCCCTTCGCTGGCCAGCGTCATGCGCAAGGCATCTCTTTGCGTGCTGTCCACAAAGATTGCACCACCGCGCACGTCATACACAACGCCACGGGCGTCGAGCGCGGCGACAACTTCGCCAGCAGCCCCTGATTCGAGACCGGAATACAAAAGATCCATGTCCGGGCGCGAGGCCATACGGGCCACCATCAGAACCAGGGCGAACATCGCGACGGTTGCGCCGACGACCATGATGCGGCGTTGGACCGTCAGTCCGGCCCATGACGATACGATCTGTTGCAAGAAGCGACCTCCTGTCACCTCGGGACACACGTTCTTTCCCGATGCGGCCACTTTCCCTCATCCGTCTTAACAATCGGTTAGTGGCTTTGCGTTTATCTGGCTCCAGCAAGATGTTTTGATACGAGGTGCCGGAATGGCCGACGAAACCGAAGAGGATGCCGCCCCGAAGAAGAAGGCCGGCAAGGGATTGCTCGTCGGATTAGTGCTGGCGGTCCTGTTGGGCGGCGGCGGATTCTACGCGGTGTTTTCCGGTGTGATCCTGGGCGAATCGGGCGACGTGGCAGCGGCCGAAACGGATGATGATTCCGTCGATGCGAAGGCGCATGACGGTGAGGAGGATGCGGATTACAGTGCGCTGTCCGGGCCTGCGGTTCCGGCCAGCGTGTCGGACGTGGCCTTCCTCCCGGTCGAGCCTGTCGTGGTGTCATTGGCCGGGGCTGGAAGCAATCGCCATCTGCGTTTTCGGGCCGAACTAGAAGTGCCGTCAGACTACGCGGATGAGGTCGAACACCTTATGCCGCGCGTGATCGATGTGATGAACGCCTACTTGCGTGCCGTCGACCCCGCCAGCCTGTCATCGCCTGGTGCCCTTATCGCGCTGCGCGCCCAGATCCTGCGACGCCTTTCGCTGGTAATCGGTGCGGAACGCGTGACCGACGTGCTGGTCATGGAATTCGTCCTGAGTTGAGGAGAAGAGAGATGAACGCCATCGCCGATGGGCTTTTGATTGCTGGCGCGATCGGGGTCGCCTTTTACTGTTTCGTCTTGTCGCGTCGCCTGACCCGATTTACCGACCTTGATCGGGGCGTAGGTGGCGCCGTGGCGATGTTGTCCAGCCAGGTGGATGATCTACGGCGGGCCTTGGACGATGCACGATCCACCGCAGAATCTTCCGGTCAATCACTGGAAGATTTGACCGACCGAGCCGATGCGGTGGCGCGCCGGTTGGAGCTACAGGTCGCGTCGTTGCAGGACATTGCCGAGCCTCCCGCGCCGACGGAGCCTGCTCCCATGCCCGCAAATCGTGCCAGCGCGGCTCCAGCGACCCAGTCGTTCTTCTCGCGCAGATCCGTGGGTGTCACGTCATGATGGCGCGTATGAAGATCAGCCGTATCGGTGTTTTGCCCGTGTTGGGCGGTCTGCTGATGGCCTCGGCCTTCTTGCGAATCGCCGGCTTCCCAGTCTCCACGCTGGTCGCTCCGATGGCGCAGGCCAGCCGTGCCGAAGCAGACACCACGCAAGAGCCAGATGAGTTGGCGGAGATCCTGGACGTTTTGAGCGAACGGCAAGCCGCACTGGACGCCCGCGAAACACAACTGGATGCCGATGCAGAGCGTCTGGCCGAGGGGCGTG
Protein-coding sequences here:
- a CDS encoding SIMPL domain-containing protein (The SIMPL domain is named for its presence in mouse protein SIMPL (signalling molecule that associates with mouse pelle-like kinase). Bacterial member BP26, from Brucella, was shown to assemble into a channel-like structure, while YggE from E. coli has been associated with resistance to oxidative stress.), whose amino-acid sequence is MNAIADGLLIAGAIGVAFYCFVLSRRLTRFTDLDRGVGGAVAMLSSQVDDLRRALDDARSTAESSGQSLEDLTDRADAVARRLELQVASLQDIAEPPAPTEPAPMPANRASAAPATQSFFSRRSVGVTS
- a CDS encoding c-type cytochrome, whose protein sequence is MSFTIAAMALFAAPAFAESHVSGDAAAGESVFNQCQACHVVTNDEGETLAGRAGRTGPNLYGIEGRTAGTVEDFRYSSSMVEAGEAGLAWNEEDFAAYTQDPTGFLREYLDDSGARGKMAFKLRSEDDAKNVYAYIVSLGGGTPMEEAEEGSGS
- the fliP gene encoding flagellar type III secretion system pore protein FliP (The bacterial flagellar biogenesis protein FliP forms a type III secretion system (T3SS)-type pore required for flagellar assembly.); translated protein: MAFAIIAGPLQAQQIQIDFDGEGSLAGRGIQLLVLVTVLSLVPGLLIMITCFPFLVTVLSILRQGIGLQQAPPNMLIVTLALFLTYFVMEPIFREAWDVGITPLVDGAMTIEEAVPRALAPFQEFMAARIDPGTFEALTSLRPDDTTQLAPDAPLSTLVPSFLLSEIERAFQVGFLIFLPFLIIDLVVAAVLMSMGMMMVPPAIVSLPFKLAFFAVADGWTLISGALVRSYF
- a CDS encoding FliM/FliN family flagellar motor switch protein, which produces MDEPDTIAPSRPPNPLHHVPVEITVAVGKARPKLSELLSMEQGAVLTLDTRVDDPVELYVGDRLIARGMLEETEGDDGALSVRLTEVADMETGL
- the fliF gene encoding flagellar basal-body MS-ring/collar protein FliF, giving the protein MQQIVSSWAGLTVQRRIMVVGATVAMFALVLMVARMASRPDMDLLYSGLESGAAGEVVAALDARGVVYDVRGGAIFVDSTQRDALRMTLASEGLPQNVSQGYELLDGMSGFGTTSQMFDAAYWRATEGELARTIVASPAIQNARVHIANTGTKPFQREAVATASVTVTPSGGGLSSAHARALRYLVASAVSGLAPENVSVIDATGGVILAGEDTNQGAGASGDRAAELKRNVERLLEARVGYGKVVVEVNVETMTETEQITERRIDPDSRIAISQDVTQSSSTNADGGGGQVTVASNLPDGDGAEQGGGSSSSQSNETRETTNFEVSQIERQVTRSPGAIDRITTAVLIDGIQTVDDTGATVWTERPEAEIEALTELVSAAVGYDPERGDSLSVRSMQFEAVPQDGTAPVAASLFGPIDAMRLAQIAILGIVALVLGLFVVRPIMAKPTAPALAAPADISGAPMSETALTGEIDPDDMPDFMGQAGQPLGMEPTAAADATAPTSAVDRLRQLIDERQDESLEILRSWMEDESEKA
- the fliL gene encoding flagellar basal body-associated protein FliL encodes the protein MADETEEDAAPKKKAGKGLLVGLVLAVLLGGGGFYAVFSGVILGESGDVAAAETDDDSVDAKAHDGEEDADYSALSGPAVPASVSDVAFLPVEPVVVSLAGAGSNRHLRFRAELEVPSDYADEVEHLMPRVIDVMNAYLRAVDPASLSSPGALIALRAQILRRLSLVIGAERVTDVLVMEFVLS